The DNA sequence CATTTCACACAGATGCATTTTTCAGAGGAAAATGTTGCATTTGGAATTCCCTCATATCACCAAAATGCCAGGATATAAGGTCATGAAGGGGTCAAATAGCCAATTTACAGGCCTAGGTACCTACTGCTCCTTCGAAAAGGGGAAGCAAAGAGAGCTATGGTAAAAGTGATTGATCAAGGACATACTTCCTAGTGGAATACTCTGGAAGGCTGGGGATACTTTACTAAATAGTATATTaacatatttgatatttattttaagaGTTATAATACAAAAAGGTATATCTATTTCTTCCTTATTACTATTTGACATAAAAATCATTTATATTCCAGCCTTTGTGTTTATTTATCCAGACAAGTTTTGTACATCTCTTTCCTGAAAACTGGTCAGATATCAACAGTAGTGCTGTGCAACAACAAAAGGGAACCTTCATTGTATGCCAGGTTTCAGTTTAACATATAGCTTGCacttaagggagcgttcagttattatggccgggggtgggccggcaaaatccaggggaggcggtcacctcaaatttgaaaactgcaaagggggggggggggggtcatgtatttttcaaacagctcagaggggggttacttaattttcataagtatccgtcccgtcaaaaagcaatttcagtgttcataaatattctgggagataaaaatgagtcgttgaatgatttcattctctgaagttattcacctgtaaatctgaacaaaagtataattatctgtcacatgaacatcttgacttgacaactctgaggcttgccTTATTggaaatcaagctcactgcactgagggcatgaacaattcctattacatacatattagagatataggaagttttgtcagggaaattatttaacagttacctgtactgagactactagtaccatgaaaagttaaataatacttttaggtgaaattccaatatcataattgttgtccacatctaaacttttaaataccctatttgaatcaagtacatttgtatcaattatcaaacacctataaaagcacaaattaatttagtttagcattgtaaaaaaattattctagttttttcatagactccaatgtatagtgaatcaacatttcggtgaaattacaaaatccatatcaacctttaaccatcctaggctaactacgtaatttaaaatgaatcatcAAATGTCTCTAagtacacagattttgatagttttgtattggaaaaaaattattcatattttcctcatagactcccatgtacagtgaatctacattttggtataattccaaaatccaatttctggcaaacacatccatttgttaccaccctaatctaatctagtacattgatatcaataatcgggagtgcataaatacatgggttacctatttttgtattggaaaaaaaatattcatacttcctcatagactcccatgtatagtggatgaacattttcagtgaaattccataatcagatttcttgtacacataatatgcacgtttaaccatcatattctaatcaagtacaattatgttaattattggacgtctgtatatgcacaagtataccaagtttttcattggaaaaaaaatattcacaattttatcattgactcccatgtatagtggatgaacatttttggtgaaattctaaggtcaaactttttgtccacatgccagttgtaacaaccctatttcatttaagtacatttatgtaaattatcaaatatctataaatgcatagatatagctTTGCATCGAAAACGTATcacatagatttctcatacatgtatgagaaaatatatgtataccatgtatagtgaatcaacattatcaacagctgatttttaattaaatccaaatatcaaaattttgtacacacgcttgcgcaaaaatattgcgttccaccagtaatttctgtccaacccctttgaggggtaatttcaaaattataagcaagtcagaaggggaaatctgagcatcaacaccttttgagtttgtaaggaaggtcatttgaaaaaatctaagctcttttttgggggattctatcgctccatacccccgaggtgtttgtgtgtgcagctttactcaagcagtGTGgggtgcgggggggggggtgtcatgaaatttttgtcatcttgaaagggggggtcatcaattttttggtacaatgggtaggggggttcacttattttgactgatacgcaggaagaatttgccggcccaaccccggccataataactgaacgctccctaatcaCTGCCTTACCTCAGTCAAAGGCTGAGAGGAATTGTTCACTGCCCTCAGCGAGATCAAGAACACAAGTCTGTatagagttgccaaggcaagatgttcatgtgacagataatacatatacttttattcagattacagtgaaatgacttcagagaatgaaatcatacagagaattgttttttatttcccAAGATatgtttgaacactgaaactgcttttgaagggatggatacttatgaaaatcaagtgacccacctctgtgctgtttgaaaaatacatgacccctcTCCTTCTCAGTTTTAAAATTTAAGGTGATCCCCTGGAGTTTGCCGGCCCTTCCctggccgtaataactgaacgctcccttagttaCAGGTAGAGTCTCGTTACTACCAACATGGCCAAGACTGTGATTCAAAAGCCGTCACCTTGAAGAGAAAACTACTCACCACATCTGTACACAGTCCTGGTGACCCCTACTACTCTTGTATTTGTTATTCGGTTCAAATGGTGCCCAGTCCTCGTAACCAGTTTCCGAGAGAGGCGTGCCATCGTCCCACAAATATGTACCTTGAACTTGGCTGTCACTTAGTCCTATCCAAAATCCCCTTACCACTAGAGCGTCAACACAGTAGGTATAGATCGTTGAGGATATCGCTTCTTGTGTCTGGACATCAGCTATAGTTGCTAACTTTGAGTCTTCACCGATGCTGTGGCACGTGGATTGCGCCTCTTCATAAGTTGCGCGTTGAAAGCGTATTTCGTATCGAGTACATCCGATGCATAATGGGAACAATCCTTGTTCTAAAATGGGAAATTTTATACAACACGTTGAGCTGTACTTTGTAAGCAGTTCCTTTGCTCTACTTTGTGAATAttcttttaaagttatttaAGTTTGTGGCAATATAATAAAGggatttttgaaatataaagaTGAAAAATTATAATACGTCATGCATCCAAGTCTTTACTTTGGCAAACGGAAAGATATAAGTTTCAAATATACGAAGTACATTTTAAACGTAAGCTTAAGTAGATCAACGTCATGCATGATGACTTTTCAGATGAAGGAGGACTGTAGctagagagagaaaagagaaCGAACGAGGACGTGGAAGCAGAGAGGATGTCCTCAGTATGACTGGATTTTCATCGGAAAAATTAAGGGACTTCTCGGATTGTTGCGTATTTCAGGGAAAACGAAATTCCTTTCTTTCGGTGAAAAGCCTTCctgaacaaaaattcaaaagtgcAAGATGTTGATGTCAGTCTGAATGTTTATAGTGTCTGATAACCCGCACGTAACAGCACAACCTCGTCAAGTAAAGGTAGAATGTgcatcggggacagatattcggactctcaaacttttacaattcttttctgatctaccacttgtgggactagctcttggtgtaagaaaacttttcatcggcttagtttttcgaaaatcaaaaaattgattttttcttcatagagttaacacagggatgacggccattttgaatttcaaatatcgataaatcttgcgtaatttctttctctagtaccaaaatttgcacaatgacccctgatttatattcttgattttgaaagagaccacttgaaagtttcattgagggaagtttgagcaaaagtttaagtctttcactttcgaggcgcatactaccttaacatttACGTCGTTTGAAAGGATTAGTACAGGAGAGTCccaaaaatgttgttttctgtTTACATTGATAGCGACGTTCTTTTATGTTTGGGAATACACAACTTTAACTTCAATCGCTGAAAAGCGGGAAAAGACGTTTTGCCGCTTTCGAGTTTCAGCGTAGGAGTATTTACTTGGCATTTCTGATTGCATTTTCTATCGGGTGATAGCATTCTCGTTGCATATGCGTATTTCTAATATCACCGCACTCAAAAGGAGCGTTTTTTATTCATTGTCACTGTCCATGAAAACAGTTAATAGAGGTATCTTTTCTCAAAAGCTGATAAGTAAAATGATAAGAATACAATCAGAAACCTGCTAAATAATTTCCCAAGATTGAGCATTACCAGCGCTGGATTGAAAATGAGAGATGTACACTTTTTCCCCCCAAAAGTCATGTTGCTTCTGATTATAATGCAGTTCAAGGTTAACTGGCTTAGACAATAACAATAGACTTCATTGATGTGTTGAAACCGTCTCGAGTCTTATTGCTCTATACAGAATTGACATGATTGTAACTGAATTTCGATGTCATCTCTCCCTCTCTTAGATTTTAGTTGAAAATTAGGGGACGCTTTATGgtctaatttttttcaataattctcAAAATAAGACTTGTCTTTGATGTTTAAAACTTCCAAATAAGGCCGgggtattttgaaattttgctgaACAAGCATAGATTCTCAGCCACATCCTTCATGTAAGTGATACTACCGGGTTCTTTTGCTTGTCTCTGTCTTTTCTGACGCTGCCATGCTATCTTGATGGTATACCATTGGGCCATGTAGAGTCCGGCAGTCTGCGTGGTTCTCAGACGAGCGAAATTAAGCCAGTGTGACTGACATGACATGACGACGGTTGAAAGCGAGTAGACGTTCGGAATCGTATTAAATTACGCTAATTCTGACATGTTTATGAATAATACACTCTAGTACAAAGTAGTTTATAATTTTGTTCGTTTAAAATATTGCAGTaagtaaatgttgttttttttattaaattgaGCCAAACTCTCCCACACGAATGTTGCTTTTTAACTTGTGTTAACTTGTTAACTTGTGTCTGTCTTCTAGGCTCACGGCGTAGTTTTTGGACAAGCCTAGGAGCAATCAGTGTTTACTCTATTTGGTAAGTCAGTTCTTGGCGTGTAAAATTGCCAGAATTTGACCATCCTCAGAAGGCACTGCAATTTCACTTCTTTTCATGCTCTACGGAGGACACAGAGAGGGACGTTGATCATCTACATGATCTAGGGGATGGTTCAAGTTGACATCGGTGACTTCAAGTCCCTCAAAGTAGCGTATCAGTGGAGTTTTATTTACTATCTGTTTGGTAAGCTTACTTTTTTCTTTCTAATGCTCTCACGTGTCATGCTTGCTGATTTAGTCTGACTCAGCATTTTGTTTGCTTCTATCTTTAGAGAAGACTTAGTCTGGGTCCCAATGATGATGCTGGCAATTGATGACTTACCGTAAAATACATCCGATTTTTCTACCAAAGTCGGTGCCAAGGTAAGATTAGCATTCAGCCACGAAAATAAATCCCCAAGTCCATTCTGCTCACATTGAGACAGGGTAAGGATAGCATTGTCATTGAGGATATTCTGCCATAGATTGAATCCCGTGATATGGAATGACAGCTCATTTCCATTAGAGCCGAACGACAGGACCCCGTCCTTCTGAATCGGGCCTATGGTTGACTGGATGAATCCGTGATCGGGCCACTTGCGACCAGTTCACCGTCTTCGTAGTACTTCAACAGACCGTCCTCCTGCTGCCACGTGACGCAGACATGATGCCAACGCTTGTCGTCCAGTAGCAGATCTGGAAGCGAGTACTTGGGCATGTTGTTGTGGACTATAGGCCGCGGTATGATGCTTTGGACGAAGACGACACCCAGTGATATGATGGCACTTGTGCTATACTTCCATAGTATTGTTACACTGGTTTCTGTAGATTCTACTTTTAACCAGTGACACGCAGAAACCGTTGCCAGGTCAACAGTGATGACGTTGTTGACTAAAACCTCTTTCGGC is a window from the Ptychodera flava strain L36383 chromosome 11, AS_Pfla_20210202, whole genome shotgun sequence genome containing:
- the LOC139144512 gene encoding uncharacterized protein — translated: MKRRVVESSLGYIPTLACLRSHFFFATGLEETDGTVFYPRGLAGYNLACNSENMERGLFFCIVYLVLVVASSACLSRKTWLNRTGRKWPDHGFIQSTIGPIQKDGVLSFGSNGNELSFHITGFNLWQNILNDNAILTLSQCEQNGLGDLFSWLNANLTLAPTLVEKSDVFYEQGLFPLCIGCTRYEIRFQRATYEEAQSTCHSIGEDSKLATIADVQTQEAISSTIYTYCVDALVVRGFWIGLSDSQVQGTYLWDDGTPLSETGYEDWAPFEPNNKYKSSRGHQDCVQMWKRTGFQWDDDWCFKSKGFICQNQFC